In Nostoc sp. CENA543, a single genomic region encodes these proteins:
- a CDS encoding rubredoxin: MGIYVCSVCGYEYDPEVGDPDGDIPPGTPFTDISEDWVCPVCGAAKDLFESMDG; the protein is encoded by the coding sequence ATGGGTATTTATGTATGTAGTGTGTGCGGTTACGAATATGATCCCGAAGTAGGTGATCCTGATGGCGATATTCCTCCAGGTACGCCTTTTACAGATATCTCAGAAGATTGGGTATGCCCAGTTTGCGGTGCAGCCAAAGATTTATTTGAATCAATGGACGGATGA
- a CDS encoding SRPBCC family protein, translating into MSVTHISELMITGSGMTWNQEQQRLMMQGEILVQTRSHTVCGGAVSACMYLPIARSQVWQKITDYPLWVQYFPDITKSVVLQQGEVKRLYQKAQKSFFFFTAQVEIYLKVVEVTGQQVNFQMEKGTFLDFSANLELQDCGKGTLLTYSVQATPDIPIPSIFIQQAMNLELPANMRKMRQVICQDN; encoded by the coding sequence ATGTCTGTAACCCATATTTCAGAGCTAATGATAACAGGTTCAGGTATGACTTGGAATCAGGAACAGCAACGCCTGATGATGCAGGGGGAGATTTTAGTACAGACGCGATCGCATACTGTCTGCGGTGGTGCGGTTAGTGCTTGTATGTACTTACCAATAGCGCGATCGCAGGTATGGCAAAAAATTACTGACTACCCCCTCTGGGTACAATACTTTCCCGACATTACCAAAAGTGTAGTTTTACAACAAGGCGAAGTTAAACGCCTGTACCAAAAAGCCCAAAAATCCTTTTTCTTTTTTACCGCGCAAGTAGAAATTTATCTGAAAGTTGTGGAAGTCACAGGGCAGCAAGTAAATTTTCAAATGGAAAAAGGTACTTTTTTAGACTTTTCTGCCAATTTAGAGTTACAAGACTGCGGTAAAGGAACTTTACTCACCTACAGTGTTCAAGCTACCCCCGATATCCCCATCCCGTCAATTTTTATTCAACAGGCGATGAACTTGGAATTACCTGCAAATATGCGTAAAATGCGACAAGTGATTTGTCAAGATAATTGA
- the recR gene encoding recombination mediator RecR, translating to MQRLPGVGPKSAQRLALHILKRPEAEVEALAQALIDAKKQVGLCSVCFHLSAEPVCEICRNPNRDPQTICVVADSRDVIALEKTREYKGKYHVLGGVISPIDGIGPEQLNVQALIRRVSQQKPQEVIMAISPSVEGETTTLYLGQLLKPFTKVTRIAFGLPVGGDLEYADEVTLARALEGRRELD from the coding sequence TTGCAACGCCTACCTGGAGTTGGCCCTAAATCTGCTCAAAGATTAGCTTTGCATATTTTGAAGCGTCCTGAAGCGGAAGTAGAGGCTTTAGCGCAAGCTTTGATTGATGCTAAAAAGCAAGTGGGTTTATGTTCTGTTTGTTTTCATCTCTCGGCTGAACCAGTTTGTGAAATTTGTCGTAATCCCAACCGTGATCCTCAGACTATCTGTGTGGTGGCTGATTCCCGTGATGTGATTGCTTTGGAAAAAACTCGTGAGTATAAGGGTAAATATCATGTATTGGGTGGGGTGATTTCTCCCATAGATGGTATTGGCCCTGAGCAGTTGAATGTGCAGGCTTTAATTAGACGGGTAAGTCAACAAAAACCCCAAGAAGTAATTATGGCAATTAGTCCTAGTGTGGAGGGAGAAACCACGACATTATATTTAGGACAGTTACTGAAGCCGTTTACGAAGGTGACGCGTATTGCTTTTGGTTTACCTGTGGGTGGTGATTTAGAATACGCTGATGAGGTGACTTTAGCTAGGGCTTTGGAAGGA